ATGTGCTGGGGGCCAAGCGTGCGGGCGATGGCCAGGGCTTCGGTGACGCCACCGAGCAGCAGGATGCGTTTCATCGCAAGGCTTTTCATGACAAGTCTCTTCATGACAAGGCTCCGGCATGACCGACAATCCCGCCCTGGCGGTCGATGGCGAAGACTTCGACCTGGACCAGGGCCGGCACCACACTGCGCGCGAAGGCCAGCGCGTGCTCGCACACCGCGTCGCCCAAGGCAATGCCGGCGGCACTGGCCATTGCCAGGGCCTGTTGGCTGGTGTTGGCTTCTCGGATCCCCTGCTGCAAAACTTCATCGGCACCGATGGCAGCCGCCCATTCGGCCAGTTGTGGCAGGTCGATGCTCGAGTGGCGGCTGTGCAGGTCCATGTGGCCGGCGGCGAGTTTGCTGATCTTGCCAAAGCCGCCGCAGAGGCTGAGTTTTTCCACCGGCACCTTGCGCACATGCTTGAGCACGGCGCCGACGAAGTCGCCCATTTCGATCAGGGCGATTTCCGGCAGGTCGTAGACCCGGCGCATGGTGTCTTCGCTGGCATTGCCGGTGCAGGCGGCGATGTGCAGGTAGCCGTTGGTTTTCGCCACGTCGATGCCTTGGTGGATCGAGGCAATGTAGGCCGCACAGGAAAACGGCCGGACGATGCCGCTGGTGCCGAGGATCGACAGGCCGCCGAGGATGCCCAGGCGCGGGTTCATGGTTTTCAGCGCCAGGGCTTCGCCGCCCTCGACATTGACCGTGACTTCGAAACCACCGGTGTAAGCGCTTTCCTCGGCCAAGCGGCCCAAGTGATCGTTGATCATCTGGCGCGGCACCGGGTTGATCGCCGGTTCGCCGACGCCCAGCACCAACCCCGGTCGCGTTACCGTGCCCACGCCACGACCGGCGACGAAGCGCACGCCGGGCTCGGCGACCAAGCGTACTTGGGAAAACAGGAGCGCGCCGTGGGTCACGTCCGGGTCATCGCCGGCGTCCTTGATCGTTCCGGCCTCGGCGCCTTGCTCGGTCAACCGGCAGAACTCCAGGCGCATCTGCACCTGCTTACCCTTGGGCAATACGATTTCCACGGCATCGGCTTCGGTGCCGCAAAGCAGCAGTCGCGCGGCTGCCAGGCTGGTGGCCGTGGCGCAGCTGCCGGTGGTCAGGCCACTGCGCAAGGGGGCGGGTTGTTCGGCGGTTTCGTCACGCATCGAGAGGTTTCGTCAGGTCCAGCAAGGTGATCGGCAAGGCCTGGCGCCAGGTGTCGAACTCGCCCAATGGCTGGGCCTGGGCGATGTGGATGCGGGTCAGCTCGCCGCCGTGGCGTTCGCGCCAGTGCATCAGGGTCATTTCGCTTTGCAGGGTCACGGCATTGGCGACCAACCGACCGCCGGGCTTGAGCTGGGCCCAGCAAGCGTCGAGCACGCCTTCTCGGGTGACGCCGCCACCGATGAACACCGCGTCCGGACGTTCGAGGTTCTCCAGCGCCTGCGGGGCACTGCCGCGAATCAGCTGCAGGCCCGGTACGCCGAGGCTGTCGCGGTTGCGTTCGATCAAGCCTTGGCGACTTTCGTCGGCTTCGATGGCCAGGGTCCGGCAACTGGGATGGGCGCGCATCCATTCGATGCCGATGGAGCCGCTGCCGGCGCCGACATCCCAGAGCAATTCACCGGGCGTCGGGGCAAGGCGGGCGAGGGTGATGGCGCGCACGTCGCGCTTGGTCAACTGGCCGTCATGCTCGAATGCGCTGTCTGGCAGACCGGCCAGGCGTGACAAGCGCTGTGTCGACGGTTCGGCCCGGCATTCG
This is a stretch of genomic DNA from Pseudomonas marvdashtae. It encodes these proteins:
- a CDS encoding cobalt-precorrin-5B (C(1))-methyltransferase; its protein translation is MRDETAEQPAPLRSGLTTGSCATATSLAAARLLLCGTEADAVEIVLPKGKQVQMRLEFCRLTEQGAEAGTIKDAGDDPDVTHGALLFSQVRLVAEPGVRFVAGRGVGTVTRPGLVLGVGEPAINPVPRQMINDHLGRLAEESAYTGGFEVTVNVEGGEALALKTMNPRLGILGGLSILGTSGIVRPFSCAAYIASIHQGIDVAKTNGYLHIAACTGNASEDTMRRVYDLPEIALIEMGDFVGAVLKHVRKVPVEKLSLCGGFGKISKLAAGHMDLHSRHSSIDLPQLAEWAAAIGADEVLQQGIREANTSQQALAMASAAGIALGDAVCEHALAFARSVVPALVQVEVFAIDRQGGIVGHAGALS